The following proteins come from a genomic window of Pseudomonas hygromyciniae:
- the pta gene encoding phosphate acetyltransferase, whose product MQTFFIAPTDFGVGLTSISLGLVRTLERAGLKVGFFKPIAQPHPGDTGPERSTELVARTHGLKPPQPLGLAHVERMLGDGQLDELLEEIITLYQQAAVGKDVLIVEGMVPTRSASYAARVNLHLAKSLDAEVILVSAPENEVLTELSGRVELQAQLFGGPKDPKVLGVILNKVQTDESMEAFAARLKEHSPLLRSGDFRLLGCIPFQPELNAPRTRDVADLMGAQVLNAGDYETRRMNKIIICARTMRNTVELLKPGVLVVTPGDRDDIILAVSLAAINGVPLAGLLLTSDTLPDPRIMDLCRGAFQAGLPVLSVSTGSYDTANQLNSLNKEIPIDDRERAEIITDFVASHLDARWLHQRCGTPREMRLSPAVFRYQLIQRAQAANKRIVLPEGSEPLTVQAAAICQARGIARCVLLAKPADVEAVARAHGIELPEGLEILDPDLIRQRYVEPMVALRKSKSLNAPMAEQQLEDTVVIATMMLALDEVDGLVSGVIHSTANTIRPALQLIKTAPGCTLVSSVFFMLFPEQVLVYGDCVMNPHPSAAELAEIALQSADSAAAFGITPRVAMISYSSGDSASGEEVEKVREATLLAHEQQSSLLIDGPLQYDAAANENVARQLAPNSLVAGKATVFVFPDLNTGNTTHKAVQRSADCVSLGPMLQGLRKPVNDLPRGAQVDDIVYTIALTAIQAANRPMDA is encoded by the coding sequence ATGCAGACTTTTTTTATCGCGCCCACCGATTTTGGTGTGGGTCTGACCTCCATCAGCCTTGGGCTGGTGCGTACCCTTGAGCGGGCCGGGCTGAAAGTCGGCTTTTTCAAGCCTATTGCCCAGCCCCATCCTGGCGATACCGGGCCTGAGCGTTCCACCGAGCTGGTGGCCCGTACCCATGGCCTGAAACCACCGCAGCCACTGGGCCTGGCCCATGTCGAGCGGATGCTCGGCGATGGCCAGCTCGACGAGTTGCTCGAAGAAATCATCACCCTTTATCAACAGGCCGCCGTGGGCAAGGACGTGCTGATTGTCGAGGGCATGGTGCCGACCCGCAGCGCCAGCTATGCGGCACGGGTCAACCTGCACCTGGCAAAAAGCCTGGATGCCGAAGTCATCCTGGTCTCGGCCCCGGAAAACGAAGTGCTGACCGAACTGTCCGGCCGTGTGGAATTGCAGGCGCAACTGTTTGGCGGCCCGAAAGATCCGAAAGTGCTCGGCGTGATTCTCAACAAGGTGCAGACCGACGAGAGCATGGAGGCGTTCGCCGCCCGCCTCAAGGAGCACTCGCCGTTGCTGCGCAGTGGCGATTTCCGCCTGCTCGGCTGCATCCCGTTCCAGCCCGAGCTCAACGCCCCGCGTACCCGTGACGTGGCCGACCTGATGGGCGCACAAGTGCTCAACGCCGGCGATTATGAAACCCGGCGCATGAACAAAATCATCATCTGCGCGCGCACCATGCGCAACACCGTGGAGCTGCTCAAGCCTGGCGTGCTGGTGGTGACACCTGGGGATCGCGACGACATCATCCTCGCCGTCAGCCTTGCCGCGATCAATGGCGTGCCCCTGGCCGGCCTGCTGCTGACCAGCGACACCCTGCCTGACCCACGGATCATGGACCTGTGCCGTGGTGCGTTCCAGGCCGGGTTGCCGGTGCTGTCGGTGAGCACCGGCTCCTATGACACCGCCAACCAGCTCAACAGCCTGAACAAGGAAATCCCGATTGATGACCGCGAACGTGCGGAGATCATCACCGATTTCGTCGCCAGTCACCTGGATGCGCGCTGGCTGCACCAGCGTTGCGGTACACCACGGGAGATGCGCCTGTCGCCGGCGGTATTCCGCTACCAGTTGATTCAGCGGGCCCAGGCGGCCAACAAGCGCATTGTGCTGCCCGAAGGCAGCGAGCCGTTGACCGTGCAAGCCGCCGCCATCTGCCAGGCCCGCGGCATTGCCCGTTGTGTGCTGCTGGCCAAGCCGGCCGACGTCGAGGCCGTGGCTCGCGCCCATGGCATCGAGCTGCCCGAAGGCCTGGAAATCCTTGACCCGGACCTGATCCGCCAGCGCTACGTCGAGCCGATGGTGGCGCTGCGCAAGAGCAAGAGCCTCAACGCGCCGATGGCCGAGCAGCAACTGGAAGACACCGTAGTGATCGCCACCATGATGCTGGCGCTGGATGAGGTGGATGGGCTGGTGTCCGGGGTGATCCACTCCACTGCCAATACCATCCGCCCCGCGTTGCAGCTGATTAAAACGGCGCCGGGTTGCACCCTGGTGTCGTCGGTGTTTTTCATGCTGTTCCCCGAGCAGGTGCTGGTCTACGGCGATTGCGTGATGAACCCGCACCCAAGCGCTGCGGAACTGGCGGAAATCGCCCTGCAAAGCGCCGACTCAGCCGCCGCCTTCGGCATCACCCCGCGTGTGGCGATGATCAGCTATTCCAGCGGTGATTCGGCCAGTGGCGAGGAAGTGGAGAAAGTCCGCGAGGCCACCCTGCTGGCCCACGAACAACAAAGCTCGCTGCTGATCGACGGCCCGTTGCAGTACGACGCCGCGGCCAACGAAAACGTCGCCCGGCAACTGGCGCCCAACAGCCTGGTGGCGGGCAAGGCCACCGTCTTTGTGTTCCCCGACCTCAACACCGGCAACACCACCCACAAGGCGGTGCAGCGCAGTGCCGATTGCGTCAGCCTCGGCCCGATGCTGCAGGGCCTGCGCAAACCCGTGAACGATCTGCCCCGTGGGGCCCAGGTAGACGATATCGTCTACACCATCGCCCTGACCGCGATTCAAGCCGCCAACCGACCTATGGATGCCTAA
- a CDS encoding DUF3565 domain-containing protein — METALLAAIGMGRDLLHKNEERTSLNKDLPESEHNPDRRSRSGDSTVVGFHQDAHGHWVATLSCGHTQHLRHQPPWQSRGWVMDAAQRLAKIGQPFACGWCAQRPDNDTLGS, encoded by the coding sequence ATGGAGACAGCCTTGTTGGCGGCGATCGGCATGGGGCGAGACCTTTTGCATAAGAATGAAGAACGGACAAGTCTAAACAAGGATTTGCCCGAAAGCGAACACAACCCGGACAGACGGAGTCGATCCGGTGACTCGACGGTCGTCGGATTTCATCAGGACGCGCACGGCCACTGGGTCGCCACGCTGTCCTGCGGCCATACGCAGCACCTACGGCACCAACCGCCCTGGCAATCCCGGGGCTGGGTGATGGATGCGGCGCAACGCCTGGCAAAAATAGGCCAGCCCTTTGCCTGTGGCTGGTGTGCGCAGCGCCCGGATAACGATACCCTTGGCAGCTGA
- the folM gene encoding dihydromonapterin reductase, protein MTSTPAPILITGAGQRVGLHCAQRLLDEQQPVIFSYRSERPGVQALRERGAVGVFADFSCEAGILAFISELKTHTDSLRAIIHNASTWAAETPGEEANAFIDMFSVHMLAPYLINLHCADLLRGSTPADIVHISDDVTRKGSRQHIAYCATKAGLDSLTLSFAAQYAPRIKVNGIAPAMVMFNEGDDAAYRAKVLAKSALGIEPGPEVIYQSVRYLLDNPYVTGTTLTVNGGRHVK, encoded by the coding sequence ATGACCTCCACCCCCGCCCCGATCTTGATCACCGGCGCCGGCCAGCGTGTCGGCCTGCATTGCGCCCAGCGCTTGCTGGATGAACAGCAACCGGTGATCTTCAGCTACCGCAGTGAACGTCCCGGTGTGCAGGCCTTGCGCGAGCGTGGCGCGGTTGGCGTATTTGCCGACTTCTCGTGCGAGGCCGGTATCCTGGCGTTCATCAGCGAACTCAAGACCCATACCGATAGCCTACGGGCGATCATCCACAACGCCTCGACCTGGGCCGCAGAAACACCGGGGGAAGAGGCCAACGCCTTTATCGATATGTTCAGCGTACACATGCTTGCACCGTACTTGATCAACCTGCATTGTGCTGACTTGCTCAGAGGCTCGACGCCGGCCGACATTGTGCATATCAGCGACGACGTCACCCGCAAGGGCAGCCGCCAACATATCGCCTACTGTGCCACCAAGGCCGGGCTCGACAGCCTGACCCTGTCCTTCGCCGCCCAATACGCGCCTCGGATCAAGGTCAATGGCATCGCGCCAGCCATGGTGATGTTCAACGAAGGCGACGACGCGGCTTATCGCGCCAAGGTCCTGGCCAAGTCGGCACTGGGTATCGAACCCGGGCCTGAGGTGATTTACCAGAGCGTGCGTTACCTGCTGGACAACCCTTATGTGACCGGCACCACCCTGACCGTCAATGGCGGGCGCCATGTCAAGTAA
- a CDS encoding cytochrome-c peroxidase: MYKPLMLMFGLMLGGEAWGAAAANEPILPVQPAKITDANKVELGKQLFFDPRLSKSGFISCNSCHNLSMGGSDNLPTSIGHNWHQGPINSPTVLNSSMSVAQFWDGRAATLQEQAGGPIANPGEMGFTHDLAVDVLRSIPQYQASFKKVYGDDGIKFDDVTNAIAAFEETLVTPNAPFDRWLLGDKKAISATAAQGYQLFKSIGCVACHNGEAVGGSTFQKMGMVEPYATKNPAQGVAGLTGKDQDRMMFKVPTLRNVALTYPYFHDGAYWNLSEAVDVMARLQLGRKLSTDEVSQIVAFLDTLTGDQPDFKLPILPPSSAKTPRPTPFN; this comes from the coding sequence ATGTACAAACCGTTGATGCTGATGTTTGGATTGATGTTGGGCGGCGAGGCCTGGGGGGCCGCCGCCGCCAATGAGCCCATCCTGCCGGTGCAACCGGCGAAGATCACCGATGCCAACAAGGTCGAACTGGGCAAGCAATTGTTCTTCGACCCGCGCCTGTCCAAGTCCGGTTTCATTTCCTGCAACTCGTGCCACAACCTGAGCATGGGCGGCAGCGACAATCTGCCCACCTCCATCGGGCACAACTGGCACCAGGGGCCGATCAACTCACCGACGGTGCTCAACTCCAGCATGAGCGTCGCGCAATTCTGGGATGGACGCGCAGCGACCCTGCAAGAGCAGGCCGGCGGCCCGATCGCCAACCCGGGCGAAATGGGCTTCACCCATGACCTGGCGGTGGACGTGCTGCGCTCGATCCCGCAGTACCAGGCCTCGTTCAAGAAAGTGTATGGCGATGACGGCATCAAGTTCGACGATGTGACCAACGCCATCGCGGCCTTCGAAGAAACCCTGGTCACGCCCAACGCCCCGTTCGACCGCTGGCTCCTGGGCGATAAAAAAGCCATCAGCGCCACGGCAGCGCAGGGCTACCAGTTGTTCAAGAGCATCGGCTGCGTGGCCTGCCACAACGGCGAGGCGGTCGGTGGCAGCACCTTCCAGAAAATGGGCATGGTTGAACCCTATGCCACCAAGAACCCGGCCCAAGGCGTGGCTGGCCTGACCGGCAAGGATCAGGACCGGATGATGTTCAAGGTGCCGACCTTGCGCAACGTCGCCCTGACCTACCCCTACTTCCACGACGGTGCCTACTGGAACCTGAGCGAAGCGGTGGACGTTATGGCCCGTCTGCAATTGGGGCGCAAGTTGAGCACTGATGAGGTCAGCCAGATTGTCGCGTTCCTCGACACCCTGACTGGCGACCAGCCGGACTTCAAGCTGCCGATCCTCCCGCCCTCCTCGGCCAAGACCCCGCGTCCTACGCCGTTCAACTAA
- a CDS encoding glutathione peroxidase, which yields MSAFHDLKLKALDGQELPLAPYKGQVVLVVNVASKCGLTPQYAALENLYQKYKGRGFTVLGLPCNQFAGQEPGTEEEIQAFCSLNYGVTFPLGSKLSVNGPDRHQLYRLLAGEGAEFPGDITWNFEKFLLGKDGRVLARFSPRTTPDDPSVVQAIEKALD from the coding sequence ATGAGTGCTTTCCACGACCTTAAACTCAAAGCCCTGGATGGTCAGGAGCTGCCTCTGGCGCCCTATAAAGGGCAAGTCGTGCTGGTGGTCAATGTCGCCTCCAAATGTGGGCTGACCCCGCAATATGCAGCGCTGGAAAACCTCTACCAGAAATACAAAGGCCGGGGCTTCACCGTGTTGGGCCTGCCGTGCAATCAGTTTGCAGGCCAGGAGCCGGGGACCGAAGAAGAGATCCAGGCATTCTGTAGCCTCAACTATGGCGTGACCTTTCCCCTGGGCAGCAAGCTGTCGGTGAACGGTCCTGATCGCCATCAGCTGTACCGTTTGCTGGCGGGTGAGGGCGCCGAGTTTCCGGGGGACATCACCTGGAATTTCGAGAAGTTCCTGCTGGGCAAGGATGGGCGGGTGCTGGCGCGGTTCTCTCCGCGCACCACCCCTGATGATCCAAGTGTCGTCCAGGCCATCGAAAAGGCCCTCGACTGA
- a CDS encoding FKBP-type peptidyl-prolyl cis-trans isomerase: MPIAANKAVSIDYTLTNDAGEVIDSSAGGAPLVYLQGAGNIIPGLEKALEGKEVGDELTVAVEPEDAYGEYSAELVSTLDRSMFEGVDELEVGMQFHASAPDGQMQIVTIRDLDGDEVTVDGNHPLAGQRLNFQVKIVAIRDASEEEVAHGHVHGEGGHHH; the protein is encoded by the coding sequence ATGCCGATCGCCGCCAACAAGGCTGTCTCCATTGACTATACCCTGACCAACGACGCTGGTGAGGTCATCGACAGCTCCGCCGGCGGCGCGCCGCTGGTCTACCTGCAAGGCGCAGGTAACATCATCCCGGGCCTGGAAAAGGCCCTGGAAGGCAAAGAGGTTGGTGATGAACTGACCGTTGCCGTAGAACCTGAAGATGCCTACGGCGAGTACTCGGCCGAACTGGTCAGCACCCTGGACCGCAGCATGTTCGAAGGCGTCGACGAACTGGAAGTGGGCATGCAGTTCCACGCCTCCGCACCGGACGGCCAGATGCAGATCGTGACCATCCGCGACCTGGATGGCGACGAAGTCACCGTCGACGGCAACCACCCGCTGGCCGGTCAGCGCCTGAACTTCCAGGTCAAGATCGTTGCCATCCGCGACGCTTCCGAGGAAGAAGTGGCTCACGGCCACGTGCACGGCGAAGGTGGTCACCACCATTGA
- a CDS encoding NADH:flavin oxidoreductase codes for MPVQALFKPFQLGALQLPSRVVMAPMTRSFSPGGVPNSKVIEYYRRRAGAGVGLIITEGTVVGHQASNGYPNVPHFYGTAALAGWKKVVDAVHAEGGKIVPQLWHVGSVRRIGTEPDASVPAYGPMEKLKDGNVVVHGMTVQDIKEVIAAFAQAAKDAQDIGMDGVEIHGAHGYLVDQFFWEGSNQRTDEYGGSLANRSRFAIELIQAVRAATGPDFPIIFRFSQWKQQDYTARLVQTPEALGEFLKPLADAGVDIFHCSTRRFWEPEFEGSELNLAGWTRKLTGKPTITVGSVGLDGEFLQFMVNTDKIAQPASLEKLLERLNNDEFDLVAVGRALLVDPDWAVKVREGREGDILPFSREALTTLV; via the coding sequence ATGCCTGTCCAAGCCTTGTTCAAACCTTTCCAGCTCGGTGCCCTGCAACTGCCGTCCCGTGTGGTCATGGCGCCGATGACCCGCTCGTTTTCCCCGGGTGGCGTACCCAATTCCAAAGTGATCGAGTACTACCGTCGCCGCGCCGGGGCCGGCGTAGGTTTGATCATCACCGAAGGCACGGTGGTGGGCCATCAGGCTTCCAACGGTTATCCGAACGTGCCGCATTTCTACGGTACCGCTGCACTGGCCGGCTGGAAGAAAGTGGTCGACGCGGTGCATGCCGAAGGCGGCAAGATCGTCCCGCAACTGTGGCACGTCGGCAGCGTACGGCGTATCGGCACCGAGCCGGATGCCAGCGTGCCGGCCTATGGCCCGATGGAAAAACTCAAGGACGGCAACGTGGTGGTCCACGGCATGACGGTCCAGGATATCAAGGAGGTGATCGCCGCCTTCGCCCAGGCCGCCAAGGATGCTCAGGACATTGGTATGGACGGTGTGGAAATCCATGGTGCCCACGGTTACCTGGTCGATCAGTTCTTCTGGGAAGGCAGCAACCAGCGCACAGATGAATACGGCGGCAGCCTGGCCAACCGTTCGCGTTTTGCCATTGAATTGATCCAGGCCGTTCGGGCTGCTACAGGTCCCGATTTCCCGATCATTTTCCGTTTCTCCCAGTGGAAGCAGCAGGATTACACCGCGCGTCTGGTGCAAACCCCTGAGGCCCTGGGGGAGTTCCTCAAGCCATTGGCTGACGCCGGTGTGGATATCTTTCACTGCTCCACCCGTCGTTTCTGGGAGCCGGAGTTCGAAGGTTCCGAGCTGAACCTGGCCGGTTGGACCCGTAAGCTTACGGGCAAGCCGACCATCACCGTGGGCAGTGTGGGCCTGGATGGCGAGTTCCTGCAGTTCATGGTCAATACCGACAAAATCGCACAGCCAGCGAGCCTGGAAAAACTGCTGGAGCGCTTGAATAACGATGAGTTCGATCTGGTGGCCGTGGGCCGTGCGCTGCTGGTCGACCCGGACTGGGCAGTGAAGGTGCGCGAAGGCCGTGAGGGGGATATCTTGCCCTTCAGTCGCGAGGCGTTGACCACCCTGGTTTAA
- a CDS encoding glycosyltransferase family 4 protein — MTTVFLNITLITETFPPEINGVANTLGRLCEGLRARGHQVELVRPRQNGDLSRQSDDGLLLCRGWPLPGYPGLQWGQSSMHKLLRRWKRQRPDVLYIATEGPLGLSALRAARRLGISVVSGFHTNFQQYSSQYGLGMLSRILTHYLRWFHNRSTLTLVPSVSQRLELERRHFERLDLLSRGVDSQLFHPARRDNVLREQWGLGNEDIAVMHVGRLAPEKNLGLLKRCFEALQATYPQRRMKLIVIGDGPQREALAISLPTATFCGTQRGEELARHYASGDLFLFPSLTETFGNVVLEAMASGLGVVAYDQAAATQHIRHGYSGAVAMPGDEDAFCDAACWLLEEPESLRRVRLNARQHASRQGWPAIIERFEHQLRGACGEDLLETGGSKLT; from the coding sequence ATGACGACAGTTTTCCTGAATATCACCCTGATTACCGAAACCTTCCCACCGGAAATCAACGGCGTGGCCAACACCCTTGGCCGCCTGTGTGAAGGCCTGCGCGCACGTGGACATCAGGTGGAGTTGGTGCGCCCGCGCCAGAATGGCGATTTGAGTCGCCAGAGCGACGACGGCCTGCTGCTGTGTCGCGGCTGGCCTCTACCGGGCTATCCCGGCCTGCAATGGGGCCAGTCCTCCATGCACAAACTGCTGCGGCGCTGGAAACGCCAGCGCCCGGATGTGCTGTACATTGCCACCGAAGGCCCGCTGGGCTTGTCGGCTTTACGGGCGGCGCGCCGCTTGGGGATCAGCGTGGTCAGCGGTTTCCATACCAACTTCCAACAGTATTCCAGCCAATACGGCCTGGGCATGCTCAGCCGCATCCTGACCCACTACCTGCGCTGGTTCCATAACCGGTCCACCCTGACCCTGGTGCCCAGCGTCAGCCAGCGCCTGGAACTGGAACGCCGCCACTTCGAACGCCTGGACCTGTTATCCCGCGGCGTCGACAGCCAACTGTTCCACCCGGCCAGACGTGACAACGTCCTACGTGAACAGTGGGGGCTGGGCAATGAAGACATTGCCGTGATGCATGTCGGACGCCTGGCACCGGAGAAAAATCTTGGCCTGCTCAAACGCTGCTTCGAGGCGTTGCAGGCGACTTATCCACAGCGTCGGATGAAGCTGATCGTCATCGGCGACGGGCCGCAACGCGAGGCACTGGCAATCTCGCTCCCCACCGCGACTTTCTGCGGGACACAACGCGGTGAGGAGCTGGCGCGCCACTATGCGTCGGGGGACCTGTTTCTGTTCCCCAGCCTCACCGAGACCTTTGGCAATGTGGTACTGGAAGCGATGGCCTCGGGACTGGGCGTGGTGGCCTACGACCAGGCGGCCGCCACCCAGCATATCCGCCATGGCTACAGCGGTGCCGTGGCAATGCCTGGGGATGAGGATGCGTTTTGCGATGCTGCCTGTTGGTTGCTGGAGGAACCGGAGAGTCTGCGCCGGGTGCGCCTGAATGCGCGTCAGCATGCCAGTCGCCAGGGTTGGCCGGCGATTATCGAGCGGTTTGAACATCAACTGCGCGGAGCGTGTGGCGAGGACTTGCTGGAGACGGGCGGATCGAAGCTGACCTGA
- a CDS encoding DUF1244 domain-containing protein, with product MTDQQRLELEAAAFRRLVAHLDSRKDVQNIDLMNLAGFCRNCLSKWYKAEADERQIEVSLDDAREVVYGMPYAEWKAQYQQEASAEQQAAFAKGKTHD from the coding sequence ATGACCGATCAACAACGCCTGGAACTTGAAGCAGCTGCCTTCCGCCGACTGGTTGCGCACCTGGACAGCCGCAAGGATGTACAAAACATCGACCTGATGAACCTGGCCGGGTTCTGCCGCAACTGCCTGTCCAAGTGGTACAAGGCCGAGGCCGACGAACGCCAGATCGAGGTCAGCCTCGATGACGCCCGCGAAGTGGTGTACGGCATGCCGTACGCCGAGTGGAAAGCCCAGTACCAGCAAGAAGCCAGCGCCGAACAACAAGCGGCGTTTGCCAAAGGAAAAACCCATGACTGA
- a CDS encoding HopJ type III effector protein, whose protein sequence is MTDLNTLRASLDSGEHLFADTLAFIAAGYDYQPQAFTNGSVENAAGQNEGSCKTLGLALLEGLSDQQALLAFGEHYRSVLATPEGTDHGNIRALIEHGLAGVKFVQQPLTRR, encoded by the coding sequence ATGACTGACCTCAACACCCTGCGCGCCAGCCTCGACAGCGGCGAACACCTGTTTGCCGATACCCTGGCCTTTATCGCCGCCGGCTACGACTACCAGCCACAGGCCTTCACCAATGGCAGCGTAGAAAACGCCGCCGGGCAGAACGAAGGCTCGTGCAAGACCCTGGGCCTGGCACTACTCGAAGGCTTGAGCGACCAGCAGGCGTTGCTGGCGTTTGGCGAGCATTATCGTTCGGTACTGGCGACGCCTGAGGGCACAGATCACGGCAATATCCGCGCATTGATCGAGCACGGGTTGGCGGGAGTGAAGTTTGTTCAGCAGCCTTTGACCCGCCGCTGA
- the trxB gene encoding thioredoxin-disulfide reductase, whose product MSDTRHSRVIILGSGPAGYSAAVYAARANLKPLLITGMQAGGQLTTTTEVDNWPGDVHGLTGPVLMERMKEHAERFETEIVFDHINAVDFSKKPYSLTGDSGVYTCDALIIATGASARYLGLPSEEAFMGKGVSACATCDGFFYRNKPVAVVGGGNTAVEEALYLANIASTVTLVHRRETFRAEKILIDKLHARVAEGKIILKLNATLDEVLGDNMGVTGARLKNNDGSFDELKVDGVFIAIGHTPNTSLFEGKLTAKDGYLVVQGGREGNATATNIEGIFAAGDVADHVYRQAITSAGAGCMAALDAERYLDGLKDASF is encoded by the coding sequence ATGTCTGATACCCGTCATTCGCGAGTGATTATTCTCGGTTCCGGCCCTGCCGGTTACAGCGCTGCGGTCTACGCGGCCCGGGCCAACCTCAAGCCGTTGCTGATCACCGGCATGCAGGCGGGTGGTCAGTTGACCACCACTACCGAAGTCGACAACTGGCCGGGCGATGTCCACGGCCTGACTGGCCCGGTGTTGATGGAACGCATGAAAGAACACGCCGAGCGCTTCGAGACCGAAATCGTCTTTGACCATATCAATGCCGTGGACTTCTCGAAAAAGCCCTACAGCCTGACCGGCGACAGCGGCGTCTACACCTGTGACGCGCTGATCATCGCCACCGGCGCCAGCGCCCGTTACCTGGGCCTGCCATCGGAAGAGGCCTTCATGGGCAAGGGCGTTTCCGCCTGCGCGACCTGCGACGGTTTCTTCTACCGCAACAAGCCGGTGGCGGTGGTCGGTGGTGGTAACACCGCCGTGGAAGAAGCACTGTACCTGGCCAATATCGCCAGCACCGTGACCCTGGTTCACCGTCGTGAAACCTTCCGCGCCGAGAAGATCCTGATCGACAAGCTGCACGCGCGGGTTGCCGAAGGCAAGATCATCCTCAAGCTCAACGCCACCCTGGATGAAGTCCTGGGCGACAACATGGGCGTGACCGGTGCGCGTTTGAAAAACAACGATGGCAGCTTCGACGAGTTGAAAGTCGACGGCGTGTTCATTGCCATCGGCCACACTCCGAACACTTCGCTGTTCGAAGGCAAGCTGACCGCCAAAGACGGTTACCTGGTGGTGCAGGGCGGTCGTGAAGGTAACGCTACCGCGACCAACATCGAAGGCATCTTTGCCGCTGGCGACGTGGCCGACCACGTCTACCGCCAGGCCATCACTTCGGCCGGCGCTGGTTGCATGGCGGCCCTGGATGCCGAGCGTTACCTCGACGGTTTGAAAGACGCTTCTTTCTAA
- the folX gene encoding dihydroneopterin triphosphate 2'-epimerase: MPQLQPGMARIRVKDLCLRTFIGINEDEILNKQDVLINLTILYAAQDAVRDNDIDHALNYRTITKAIIAHVESNRFALLERLTQEVLDLVMSNESVLYAEVEVDKPHALRFAESVSITLAASR; this comes from the coding sequence ATGCCACAACTTCAACCAGGTATGGCGCGCATCCGGGTCAAGGACCTGTGTCTGCGCACCTTCATTGGCATCAACGAGGATGAAATCCTCAACAAGCAAGATGTGTTGATCAACCTGACCATCCTGTATGCCGCACAAGACGCCGTGCGCGACAACGATATCGACCACGCCTTGAACTACCGCACCATCACCAAGGCCATCATCGCCCACGTCGAAAGCAACCGCTTTGCCCTGCTCGAACGTCTGACCCAGGAAGTGCTGGACCTGGTGATGAGCAATGAGTCGGTGCTGTATGCCGAGGTCGAAGTCGACAAGCCCCATGCGCTGCGCTTTGCCGAGTCGGTTTCGATTACGCTGGCGGCCAGCCGTTAA
- the cysZ gene encoding sulfate transporter CysZ, which produces MPAPVLSGPQYLREGLKLVLSPGLRLFVLLPLAINLILFVGLIYFAGHQFSLWVDTLMPTLPSWLSFLSYILWPLFVLLVAFMVFFSFTMLANIIAAPFNGFLAEKVEVVVRGTDDFPAFSWAELFAMVPRTLAREMRKLGYFLPRAIGLFILSFIPVVNLIAAPLWLLFGVWMMAIQYIDYPADNHKLGWNEMLAWLRQKRWQSMSFGGIVYLVLLVPVVNLLMMPAAVAGATLFWVREQGAEAMLAKKT; this is translated from the coding sequence ATGCCCGCCCCCGTTCTGTCAGGCCCACAATACCTGCGCGAAGGCCTGAAACTGGTCTTGAGCCCAGGCCTGCGCCTGTTCGTCCTGCTGCCCCTGGCGATCAACCTGATCCTGTTCGTCGGATTGATCTATTTTGCTGGCCATCAGTTCAGCCTGTGGGTCGACACCTTGATGCCGACGCTGCCCAGTTGGTTGAGTTTCCTCAGCTACATCCTGTGGCCACTGTTCGTGCTGCTGGTGGCCTTTATGGTGTTTTTCAGCTTCACCATGCTCGCCAATATCATCGCTGCACCCTTTAACGGCTTTCTCGCCGAAAAAGTCGAAGTGGTGGTACGCGGCACCGATGACTTCCCGGCCTTCAGTTGGGCCGAGCTGTTCGCCATGGTCCCGCGCACCCTGGCCCGGGAAATGCGCAAACTGGGCTACTTCCTGCCCCGGGCCATCGGCCTGTTTATCCTGTCCTTCATCCCGGTGGTCAACCTGATTGCCGCACCGCTGTGGCTGTTGTTCGGGGTGTGGATGATGGCGATCCAGTACATCGACTACCCGGCGGACAACCACAAGCTGGGCTGGAACGAAATGCTCGCCTGGCTGCGCCAGAAGCGCTGGCAGAGCATGAGTTTCGGCGGGATTGTTTACCTGGTGTTGCTGGTGCCGGTGGTCAATCTGCTGATGATGCCGGCGGCGGTAGCCGGGGCGACGTTGTTCTGGGTACGCGAGCAAGGTGCCGAGGCGATGCTGGCGAAAAAAACCTAG